The window CGTCGCGATCGAGGGCCCACTGCGTGATGTCGTAGTGGTGGGCTCCCCAGTCCCCGTTCTTGCGGGAGCCGTACTCCCAAAAGTTGCGCCAGCCCCCGCTGTAGGAACTCTCGACCCGCTTGGAGTTGTAGGGCTCCCAAGGGGTGGGCCCCAGCCATTTTTCGTAGTTGAAGCCTTCGGGGATGGGCTCTTCCGGATAGTCGGTGGGTGCGTCGAAGGAACCAAGGTTGCAGTGGACTTGCTTGACCTTGCCGATCCAACCGTTGCGCACGATCTCCGCGGCTTTGCGGAAGGCGTTTTCGGAGCGTTGCTGGGAGCCGACTTGCAGGATGCGTCCGTAACGCTTTTCCGCGGCGACCACAGCCTTGCCTTCCTCGATGGTCAGGGTCATGGGCTTCTCCACGTAGACGTCCTTGCCAGCCTTCATGGCGGCGATGGCGATGGCGGCGTGCCAATGGTCGGGCGTGCCGATCACCACGGCGTCGATGTCGCTGCGCTGCAGGACCTCCTCGTAGTCCAAGTAAGCCTGGCAGGCATTGTTCTCTTGTCGGCATTCAGCCAGAGCCGACTCCATGCGGTCCCGATAGAGGTCGCAAACAGCCGCCACCACAGTGTGCTCCCGGGCTCGAAAGTAGCTGCGGTGGCCGCCCATGATCAATCCGTTGCCGATGAGGCCGATGTTGATGCGGCTGTTGGGGCCGGGTTGTCCGCGACCTAAAGTGGCGGCTCGAAGAATCATGGGCGCCGCAAAGGTCGAAGCGACTGCCATGGCTCCCTTTTTGAGAAAGGTTCTGCGATTGGGGGTTGTCGTCATTTTCAGGGTTTAGGTTTATCGATAAATCCTATCGGTTAGACAATGAAATAGCGCCCTTGGTTTCAAGTAAAGAAGGCGGCGGCTCGCCTTATAGAATCCTCGTCTTAAAGGCCCTATTAGGCAAGCGAATGGACTTTTACGACGGGTTGGAAGCCGACAGTTCTTGCTGGTCTCCGAGCAGTTCAGCCAAGCGGGTGGCTCTCAACGCCTGCCGCCCGATCCCGCCTTCCAGGCTCTTGAGATCCGCGAACAGGGTCAGCTGGCGCTTGGCGCGGCTGAAGGCGGTGTAGATCAGCTCGCGGGTCAAGTTCTGCGAAGCCTCCGGCCCAAAGAGGCAGTCAACGGATTCGAATTCCGAGCCTTGGCTCTTGTGAATCGTGAGGGCGAAGGCCGACTCGTGACGGGGCAACTCGGAGACGCGGAAACGACGGTAGCCTCCGTCCGCGCTCTCGAAGCAGGCAAATAGGAGCTCATCCTCTTGCCAGAGGAGCCCTAGGTCGCCGTTGAAGAGCTCCAGCTCGTAGTCGTTTTCCAATACGATAATGGGTTCACCCGCTAGCGGGATTGTCTCATGCCCCTCGTGTCCAAGGTCTCTGAGGATGCGGCTCCGCACCAGTCGATTGTATTCGAGCGTTCCAAACGGTCCGCTTCGCGTCGGGCTAAGCATCATGCTTTCCCCGAGACGAGCCAGGGCTGCAGCTGGCTCGCTTGCCGTAGAGAGGCGGCGATGCCGTTCGATTCCGCGTTCCACCAGGCCTTGGGGAATGCGCTTGGACTCGGGCTCGAGACGGTGAAACGAGACGTCCGGGCTTGGCGACTTCAAGAAGGAGGAGAAATGTTCCCAATTTCCCTGTTTCGCGTCATTGCAAAGCTGGTAGATGCCGCTGTCCTCGGAAAATCGATACGTCTTGCTGAGTCGCTCGACTGCGTGGCGCAGGGCTGACCTTTCTGTTTCAGCCGCCTTGAGGATGTCGCTCAGGACGGAGCCTACGTCCACGCTCGCGAGCTGGTCCTTGTCGCCGAGCAACAGAACCTGGCAAGAGTCGGGCAAGGCTTCGAACAGCCGCATCATCAAGGGCAGGTCGATCATCGAACTCTCGTCGATCACCAAGGTGTCGTAGCGAAGCGGATGCTTGCGGTTGCGGCGAAAAGAGGATCGATGCGGCAAGCTTCCCAGCAGGCGGTGAATCGT of the Pelagicoccus enzymogenes genome contains:
- a CDS encoding Gfo/Idh/MocA family protein, which translates into the protein MTTTPNRRTFLKKGAMAVASTFAAPMILRAATLGRGQPGPNSRINIGLIGNGLIMGGHRSYFRAREHTVVAAVCDLYRDRMESALAECRQENNACQAYLDYEEVLQRSDIDAVVIGTPDHWHAAIAIAAMKAGKDVYVEKPMTLTIEEGKAVVAAEKRYGRILQVGSQQRSENAFRKAAEIVRNGWIGKVKQVHCNLGSFDAPTDYPEEPIPEGFNYEKWLGPTPWEPYNSKRVESSYSGGWRNFWEYGSRKNGDWGAHHYDITQWALDRDDSGPVRFVPKGEDQPYQYYEYDDGVRVIRDWGDFKGHMIRFVGEEGEVMVSRDNRLDTLPVSLAGRPLEPSDTRLYKSVDHRANWIESIYTRKPTICPASVGHRTATICQLAGIAERLGRTIKWDPVSQQIQDDPRAALWQDRPRRAGYALPV
- the recD gene encoding exodeoxyribonuclease V subunit alpha; translation: MIKERDEFSVLNEHPFTASDRMLVRHLREDWGESGYWILLAAAFCNLAVREGHTYLDLANPNFNTVSPPRSWPGTDRWTELLAVSPIVQHEACEEDKPLVLSSGSCLYLEKYYSYERKLAARIRQRALDSSVASANPDPVQRAADQSFFVITGGPGTGKTTLALRYLDRLLDAWEGDRPARFAAIAPTGKAAARLSESIANGVKCMDVSASRKDELLSVPCLTIHRLLGSLPHRSSFRRNRKHPLRYDTLVIDESSMIDLPLMMRLFEALPDSCQVLLLGDKDQLASVDVGSVLSDILKAAETERSALRHAVERLSKTYRFSEDSGIYQLCNDAKQGNWEHFSSFLKSPSPDVSFHRLEPESKRIPQGLVERGIERHRRLSTASEPAAALARLGESMMLSPTRSGPFGTLEYNRLVRSRILRDLGHEGHETIPLAGEPIIVLENDYELELFNGDLGLLWQEDELLFACFESADGGYRRFRVSELPRHESAFALTIHKSQGSEFESVDCLFGPEASQNLTRELIYTAFSRAKRQLTLFADLKSLEGGIGRQALRATRLAELLGDQQELSASNPS